In the Deltaproteobacteria bacterium genome, CAAACATCAAGGTGTAGCGTCCGCCAGAACAAAAGCCGATCGCGCCAACTTTGCCGTTGGAGTCTGGGCGACCTTTAAGGAACACCGCACCGCCATCAAGGTCAGCCATCGCTTGTGAATCTGGCACCGAGAACATCACTTTAATGACATCATTGATATTACTCGGATCGGGCGAACCTTCGCGGGTATACATATCAGGAGCAAGCGCCACATAGCCTTCAGCAGCAAAGCGCCGCGCGACATCTTTAATATGGTCGTTCAAGCCGAATGCTTCCATGATGACGATCACGCCGGGATACTTGCCTGGTGCAACCGGCTGACTCAAATAGGCATTAATCGCTTTCCCGTTTTGACCGGGATAGGTGATCATATCGGATTTTACTTCTGCTGGTCGCATAGTGAAGTCCTCCTCTTTTTTGAGCCGTAGAGGCGTTTTCCTTTTCCTCGCTCTCGACCCTCGCCCTAGCCCTCTCCCTACCAGGGAGAGGGAAGTACAAGCCAAGCGAGTACGGGTGAGGGTAGAATCCTGGGGCAACTGCACCGAAGTCTTTCTTCAAGATTGAACCTGCGAGACTTCCCTACTCTTGTCGACATCTCAACCCTCTGTCAGTTCTTACCCCGCATGTTGCGGCAATGGCGAAAAATGCGCACTCACGATCTTCCACTGCCCACCTTGCTTGGCGAACATCAGCGTCGTGCGTCCATGCAGCGTTTGCACTTTGCCACCTTTCAGCACGCCAGTGAAAGTATCATACGCATTCACTACGCCGGCATCACCGAAGACACGGGCCGAGGATTGGCGCAACCCCCAGTTCACGACCTCTACCGCGCTCATCGCGCCATTCAGGAAGTTAGCAAACTGTTCCTTATTGTCGAAACGATATGGCACATGGTCAAACACTTCGAGGTCGTTTGACAGCATGTTGATAGCCGTCGCCATGTCTTTTTTGTTAAACGCCTCGACGAACCGGTTGGCCAACGATTGTAATTCTTGTGCACTCATAGTGAACCCTCCTTTTTTGTATGCTGCTATTTGCCCGCCGGGACTTTGAGCTTGAATACCCGCGCGGCATTCAGCCCCAATATCTTTGCCCGATTTGTTTCCGACACACAACCCAGTTGTCGTTCGATACTCTCAGCCGAATGCGGCCAACTGCCTTCATGATGCGGATAATCGTTCGACCACATCAGGTTGTCCACGATACCAAGTTCTTCGGCACGTGGCAGCGTCACATGGTCTTCCATAAAAGCCGAGAAACAATTGCGGCGATAATAGAAACTCGGCAACTCCGGCATCACCGGTCGTACCCACATATGATGCGCCTGGAACGAGTAGTCCATCGCCTCTAGCATCCACGGTACCCAACCAATACCACCTTCAATCGAGCCGGCCTTTAAGTTCGGATGCCGCTCGAACACCCCAGAGCTAATCAGATTCACTAACGGTTCCATGACTGTCGGCATCGAATGACACACATAGTTAATCACCGCGCCGCCAAGACCGGTGACCCCACGCGGGTCACGACCAGTGGACACATGGAACGTCATCGGCAGATCCACGTCTGCGATCAAAGACCACAACGGATCAAAATGCTTGTCGTTGTATTGCAGCTCTCCGGGCGTGGGTGGACCGAAGATCGGTTTATTGGGCAACGTCAGCCCTTTGAATCCCTGCTCAGCCGCCCATTTTACTTCTGCCATCGCACCTTCGAGGTCACCCGGCGCAATTATGGCCATAGGCATGAAACGGTGCCAATGGTCAGCAAAGTTCTCCCGTGCCCAGCGGTTCCACACGCGAAACATCGCTTGTTGAAACACCGGGTCGGGCGTGGTGAAACACAATAACCCCTTGTTAGGAAAAATGATCTCCGCATCCACGCCATCAGCCTCAGCATCACGCACGCGTTGACTCACATCGCCACTGGCGCGATAACGCAAACGGTCTTCGGCATCCATGCGGCTCGTATACGGTTGAAAATAATCCGGCTCCTCGTAGGCCTCGCGCTCGATGAGATACTTCACCGTGTCGCGGCCTGGCTTCACCAACATCGGTTGTATACCTTCTGTGATCATCCACTCCGCACCGTCGTCATCAACTTTGACGTAAGGAATGCGATCGCGATATTGCTTCTCGATACGCGAGGAAAGAAAATCAAGCGGTTCGATGCCATGCGTATCAACCGAGACCATAAAATACTTCTGCGGGTCACCGGCACGCGCGGTGCGTGCCCACCCAGTGCGACCAGGCGTCACTTGCCGCCAAGCGTTATGGGGTAATTCCTGTGATGGAGTTGCTGTCGCCATCCTAACCCTCCTTCGTTTGTCGTTGTTTGAGTTCAGAATCAAAGGCAGTTTGTCATTGCGAGCGCAGCGAAGCAATCTCTGTCTTGTCTTCTTCTACCGAATCGCAACCGGATTCCCCGGCGAGCCCGTCGCGCCCTTCAGTCGCAACGGCGCAAACGAGTACACGAACTCATACACTTTGTCTTTAGCCAACTCCGAAAGGTCGAGGTTCTCATGAATATGGATACCATTGCGCACCAGGAGATGTTCGTGTCCTTCGACAAATATATCCTTATTCTCACCGGGCATCGCTTCGACAGGCCCACTGTCTGCACCGAGCATGACAATTTTTTTGTCGATCAGCCATTTGATCGCCGTAATTCCCGGCCCTGGAGCATCTCCCAGATATTTCTTAGCGTCGGTCTTCCACAGCTTGCCGTGCCCGGTGTGAAACAGCACGACATCGCCTTCTTGGATATCGACTTTCTGTTTCGCGAGTATATTTGTAATGTCCTCAACGGTTACGATGTATGCTCCCTCGATACGCTCCACCCCTTTGTACGCCGCGACATCGAGCAGCACACCACGAGTGAAGATCACGCCGACATTCTCAATGCCGAGTTTCTTCAGGCCATAGGCATCACCAAATTCCGAGAGCTTGTTGCCGTTGTAGAAGAGATTTTCGCCATCAACTTGCACGCCGACATGCCCCAACCCGTCGAACTGGGTACCGACTTGCCCAATCTCCGCTGCCACCATCTCACTGTTTGCGACAAGCTTGTTTTTTCCTGATGGACCTTGGGTCGGCATGCCAGGAATGGTTAATGCGAAACTCCGACTGCCCGGCAGCGGCATGCCCGTCTCGTAGAGCCGTCCCAGTTGATAGATTTTGCCTTCCTTGATGAGCGACGCGGCTTGGAGAATCTTCTTTGGCGTAATGCGATTCATCGCCCCACGTTGATCATTCGCACCCCACTCTGAAGGCCACCATTTCTGACTGCTCGTGGGCTCTTGCGCTATCGCCGTTGCAGCGAACAGCACTGCGGCTACGGTCCCAACGACCACACTCCCCCAAAACCTGAACACTCGACGCCAAACACCGAACGCCATTTTCATACTCCCTCCTTGCGAAAAGTGTCCGTACTCATAGGCCATACAACGTGGACATGTAAAGTGGACATACTCGGTACGCCGTTGTTTCTATTCCCTGAACAAGCCTCAAGCCTCCAGACCCAAGGCCCCTGATTTGGCTCCTTGACAACCAGTGAGAATTCGTCGATGAATCCCTTCGGGAAATATGTGGGACATTTTCATCAGCTACGCGCATATCGATAACCAGCACTACTCTGGTATTCCACAGGGCTGGGTTGATTACTTGCAAGAACGCCTGGAGATCCGTCTTGCCCAGCTCCTCGGCCGTCCCCCGCGCATTTGGCGCGATACAAGGAACCTGCGCGGTAATCTCAACTTCCAAAACCAAATCAACAATGACCTAGCAGACGTCGCAGTATTTATTTCGATCCTTTCCCCGCGGTATCTAAATAGAAACTCACTCGATGGCAAGTGCTAGGCGGCGAGGGGAAGCGCATACACCTGACGTTCCACCGGGAAGGACCGGCGTTTTTGCAGCCAAGCAAAGACTAAATTGACTAATTCCTCTATACTCTGACAGCGATGACAGCGGGTAA is a window encoding:
- a CDS encoding nuclear transport factor 2 family protein, whose protein sequence is MSAQELQSLANRFVEAFNKKDMATAINMLSNDLEVFDHVPYRFDNKEQFANFLNGAMSAVEVVNWGLRQSSARVFGDAGVVNAYDTFTGVLKGGKVQTLHGRTTLMFAKQGGQWKIVSAHFSPLPQHAG
- a CDS encoding cyclase family protein codes for the protein MAYEYGHFSQGGSMKMAFGVWRRVFRFWGSVVVGTVAAVLFAATAIAQEPTSSQKWWPSEWGANDQRGAMNRITPKKILQAASLIKEGKIYQLGRLYETGMPLPGSRSFALTIPGMPTQGPSGKNKLVANSEMVAAEIGQVGTQFDGLGHVGVQVDGENLFYNGNKLSEFGDAYGLKKLGIENVGVIFTRGVLLDVAAYKGVERIEGAYIVTVEDITNILAKQKVDIQEGDVVLFHTGHGKLWKTDAKKYLGDAPGPGITAIKWLIDKKIVMLGADSGPVEAMPGENKDIFVEGHEHLLVRNGIHIHENLDLSELAKDKVYEFVYSFAPLRLKGATGSPGNPVAIR
- a CDS encoding amidohydrolase, whose translation is MATATPSQELPHNAWRQVTPGRTGWARTARAGDPQKYFMVSVDTHGIEPLDFLSSRIEKQYRDRIPYVKVDDDGAEWMITEGIQPMLVKPGRDTVKYLIEREAYEEPDYFQPYTSRMDAEDRLRYRASGDVSQRVRDAEADGVDAEIIFPNKGLLCFTTPDPVFQQAMFRVWNRWARENFADHWHRFMPMAIIAPGDLEGAMAEVKWAAEQGFKGLTLPNKPIFGPPTPGELQYNDKHFDPLWSLIADVDLPMTFHVSTGRDPRGVTGLGGAVINYVCHSMPTVMEPLVNLISSGVFERHPNLKAGSIEGGIGWVPWMLEAMDYSFQAHHMWVRPVMPELPSFYYRRNCFSAFMEDHVTLPRAEELGIVDNLMWSNDYPHHEGSWPHSAESIERQLGCVSETNRAKILGLNAARVFKLKVPAGK